In the Rhodobacteraceae bacterium M382 genome, one interval contains:
- a CDS encoding BCCT family transporter gives MSIKQPFTDLQIPKAGGGFYEGHSVEIALLSKGIMVALVIWALIWPANANGVLGSLNWRLLEDFNAFYIIIVGLFSFFLLVVAILPSTGKRVMGTPGEAPEFSNFSWFSMMFGAGLGVGLMVFATAEPLGLWGSNPEVLSGNVAPNTEEAVQSGYRYTFLHYGFHAWAIYVTTGLALAYYAYTRNMPLTIRSALTPLFGSLMNGFLGHVVDVLGVVATILGVSVTIGFGVSQFIDGMYAITGMEWMMDMTGDAPKPGTVGLVAGLLVIMSMSILSAVSGVGRGVKYLSNLNLVLSIILLMTFVIFGSFLFAMSTYVSAFVDYILHYVSLSFGAFGPMSADAFAAGLPADAAPHADALRGGATNAWGSFAGFKSGLEGEAANLSDEVLTAAYAAGEQGRQFGWQAGWTTFYWAWWIAFSPFVGLFLARISKGRSVREFIIGCVFAPAMVCFAWMTILGGTAIDLELTGNAEGAIIGASNTAKLFVTLGEMISGGFLSAITIMCVVLIMTFLVTSADSGILVMNTIMSGGEQQTGIKHRIVWGLLLTLVIATLLIAGKTNGGADPMEALKSAMIIGALPFTMVMGLMCVALAKALFRDSQRDKAAAVATSAAE, from the coding sequence ATGTCTATCAAACAACCCTTTACCGATCTCCAGATCCCCAAAGCTGGTGGCGGTTTTTACGAAGGTCACAGCGTCGAGATCGCCTTGCTGAGCAAGGGGATCATGGTCGCGCTGGTGATCTGGGCATTGATATGGCCAGCCAACGCCAATGGCGTTCTGGGCAGCCTGAACTGGCGCCTGCTGGAAGATTTCAATGCCTTCTATATCATCATTGTTGGCCTGTTTTCCTTCTTCCTTTTGGTTGTCGCGATTCTGCCCAGCACGGGTAAACGCGTGATGGGAACCCCGGGTGAAGCACCGGAGTTTTCGAACTTCTCATGGTTCTCGATGATGTTCGGGGCTGGTCTGGGCGTCGGCCTGATGGTTTTCGCCACCGCAGAACCTCTGGGCCTGTGGGGATCAAACCCCGAAGTCCTGTCCGGCAATGTAGCGCCGAACACCGAAGAGGCCGTTCAGTCTGGATACCGTTATACGTTCCTGCACTATGGCTTCCACGCATGGGCCATCTATGTGACCACAGGTCTGGCGTTGGCCTACTACGCCTATACCCGCAACATGCCATTGACCATCCGATCGGCCCTGACACCATTGTTCGGTAGCCTGATGAACGGCTTCCTGGGTCACGTCGTAGACGTTCTGGGCGTTGTGGCAACCATTCTGGGTGTTTCCGTGACCATCGGCTTCGGTGTCTCGCAGTTCATCGACGGCATGTATGCCATCACGGGTATGGAATGGATGATGGATATGACTGGTGACGCACCCAAACCGGGTACAGTCGGTCTGGTAGCAGGTCTGTTGGTCATCATGAGCATGTCGATCCTGTCCGCCGTGTCGGGTGTTGGCCGCGGGGTGAAATACCTGTCGAACCTCAACCTGGTTCTGTCGATCATCCTGCTGATGACTTTTGTTATCTTTGGATCGTTCCTGTTTGCCATGTCGACTTATGTGTCGGCTTTTGTTGACTACATCCTGCACTATGTATCGCTGTCTTTTGGTGCCTTTGGTCCAATGTCTGCTGACGCATTTGCGGCGGGGCTGCCTGCTGATGCCGCACCGCATGCTGATGCGCTGCGCGGTGGTGCAACCAATGCATGGGGATCGTTTGCCGGGTTCAAATCCGGCCTGGAAGGCGAAGCTGCCAACCTGTCCGACGAAGTTCTGACCGCTGCCTACGCGGCTGGTGAACAGGGTCGTCAATTCGGCTGGCAGGCCGGATGGACCACGTTCTATTGGGCTTGGTGGATCGCGTTCTCGCCATTCGTTGGCCTGTTCCTGGCCCGCATCTCCAAAGGTCGTTCGGTACGTGAATTCATCATCGGCTGCGTGTTCGCACCTGCCATGGTTTGTTTCGCGTGGATGACCATCCTGGGCGGAACTGCGATTGATCTGGAGCTGACCGGTAATGCGGAAGGTGCCATCATCGGGGCCTCCAACACTGCGAAACTGTTTGTCACCTTGGGCGAAATGATTTCGGGTGGGTTCCTGTCGGCCATCACTATCATGTGTGTGGTCCTGATCATGACCTTCCTCGTCACGTCGGCGGACTCGGGCATTCTGGTGATGAACACCATCATGTCCGGCGGCGAACAGCAAACCGGCATCAAACACCGTATCGTTTGGGGTCTGTTGTTGACGTTGGTGATCGCGACCTTGCTGATCGCAGGTAAAACCAACGGTGGTGCCGATCCGATGGAAGCGTTGAAGAGCGCGATGATCATCGGCGCACTGCCCTTTACCATGGTCATGGGCCTGATGTGTGTGGCCTTGGCCAAGGCATTGTTCCGCGACAGCCAGCGCGACAAAGCTGCGGCCGTGGCGACCAGCGCAGCCGAATAA